TTTTTCTGGCTTACCGGAGGAGGTAAAGGAGCCTGTACATTGATGATTTCAACAAGCTTATCAGCGGTCTTTATTTTTACAGCGCCATTGATAAAGCTTTGCATTTCTTTTTCATGAGTAATAAAGGCTTTCTCCGGAGATCCCGCAGTAAGGGTTGCACAATACAGGTCATCGGTGATGAAGTGGTTCCGGATAATATCATAACCGGAATCTACATCATGAAACTGTATATAAAACATTTCCACCCCGTTCACTGTTCTGAATTCCGTTTTCCTTATTTTATAATGACCTGGATTCATCAGTAAGTTTGTGAGAACGCTATTTCTGATATCATACAATGTAGTTTCTCTGTCTACAGGAGAGCTTCCAAAAGAGGCCTGTAAATCTTTGTTTACAATCCCCTGCAATGAAAATTCTCCAAGAGTATATTGATGCTGTTCCTCTGTAATGCTCCATTGTTTCGGATCATAATAAAACCCGGCATCTGTTCTTTTACTTTGGGCTAATGATGTAGCGGTTTTAGGAAAATCAAACCTGCTTTTGCTGATCAGTGTATTTTCATAAAAGCCTTCCGTTTTTTTATTCATAAATTTCCATTGACCATTACCGGAAAGGATTACCTTTTGATCTCCAGCCGTAGAAGCCTCCAGTATAGTAAAGCTTCCCAGGCTGTCAGGATAGGGTTTCCAGGTCTTATCTTCAAAAAGCATAACCTTTCTGCCGTCATTTGTTACAGCTGTCTGTGAAAACAGTGCAGACCAGCATACCAGAAATAGTAAATAAAATACGGATTTCATCAATCAGTCCTATAAATTATTCAGGATAAAATCCGTCATTTTCTGATACAGCTGCGGTCTTGTCTGGCCACCGTAAATTCCGTGGTTTTTATCCGGATAGGCCATGAAATCAAACTGTTTTTTGTTTTGGATCAAAGCCTCGGAAAATTCCATAGAATTCTGGAAATGTACATTATCATCAGCCGTTCCGTGGATTAATAAAAACTTACCTTTCAGTAAATTGGAATATTCTGTAGGGGAGTTCTTATCATATCCGTCCGGATTTTCCTGAGGAGTTCTCATGAATCTTTCCGTATAGACAGAATCATAATATCTCCAGTTGGTAACCGGTGCTACAGCAATTCCCATTTTGAAAACATCTGCTCCCTTGGTCATTGCCAAACTGGTCATATACCCTCCGAAGCTCCAGCCGAACATTCCGATTCTGCTTTTGTCAATATAAGACTGGGTTCCGAACCACTTTGCAGCGGTGATCTGGTCTTCAATCTCATATTTTCCAAGGTTCATATAAGTTACTTTTTTGTATTTAGCACCTTTATAGCCCGTTCCGCGGCCGTCTACACATGCCACGATATAGCCTTTCTGTACAAGGTGATTGAACCACATGGCATTTCCGTTATCCCATGAATTGGCAACCTGTTGAGATCCCGGTCCGGAATACTGGAACATAAACAGCGGATATTTCTTTTTCGGATCAAAGTTTTTAGGTTTCATGACCCATGCATTCATCTGGTCACCTGCAGCATTGGGAATCGTAATGAATTCTTTTTCAACAAAATTATCTGCTTTTAATTTCTGTAGCTGGTCATTGTTGTTCTGAAGCTCTTTTACGGCTTTTCCGTTCCCGTCTTTTAAAACGTAAGTATAAGGTCTTGCTGCAGTAGAAGATGTTTCAATGAAATAACTGTAATTTTTGCTGAAGTTGGCAGAGTTGTTTCCTTCTGCATTGGAAATCAGCTGCGATTTCCCGTTTTCAATATTTACTTTGGAAACTACTTTATTGATGCTTCCTTTTTCCGTAGTCTGGATATAGATTTCTTTAGATTTCGGATTGAAACCATAGTAATCCGTTACTTCCCAGTTTCCTTTAGTAATCTGTTTTTTAAGCTTGCCGTCTTTGTCATACCAGTACAGATGACGGTTTCCGTCTCTTTCAGAAGCCCAAAGGAAAGAATTGTCCTCAAGGAATTCTAAAGTAGGGCTGTCCGTATCGATCCATTTTTCATCTGTTTCAGTGAATAGTTTCTGAACTGCTCCTGTTTTGGTATTCACCTTTAAAATATCTGAAGCATTCTGAATTCTTTCAGACGTGATCAGAACCATTTCGTCCGGTTTTGCAGTCTGGAACACATTCGGGATGTAATAATTTTTGAAAGAACCCAGACTCAGCTGCATTGTTTTTCCGTTATCAAGACGGTAAAGCTGTGCTGAAACAACAGAGTTTTTTTCACCCGCTTTCGGGTATTTGTAACGCATTTCGGCAGGGTACAGGTTTTTTCCGTAGATCGGAATATAAATTTCAGGTACCTGGCTTTCATCAGATTTTACAAATACAATGGCGTCGGAATTTTTCGTCCATTCATATTGTCTCGCATGGCCGAACTCTTCTTCGTATACCCAATCTGCCAATCCGTTAAGGATAG
This window of the Chryseobacterium arthrosphaerae genome carries:
- a CDS encoding S9 family peptidase is translated as MKKLLLTLTVAAVFHNVSAQEITLDKIYSGYYRGKGIAGITSMKNGENYLVIEPTGIAKYSYKTSQKEGNLVDGKFESYIFSDDESKILLQTGSQPIYRHSFLGKFDVKDLKSGKVISLNEGKPVQEPTFSPDATKVAFISDNNLYYQDLASGKITQITADGKKNAILNGLADWVYEEEFGHARQYEWTKNSDAIVFVKSDESQVPEIYIPIYGKNLYPAEMRYKYPKAGEKNSVVSAQLYRLDNGKTMQLSLGSFKNYYIPNVFQTAKPDEMVLITSERIQNASDILKVNTKTGAVQKLFTETDEKWIDTDSPTLEFLEDNSFLWASERDGNRHLYWYDKDGKLKKQITKGNWEVTDYYGFNPKSKEIYIQTTEKGSINKVVSKVNIENGKSQLISNAEGNNSANFSKNYSYFIETSSTAARPYTYVLKDGNGKAVKELQNNNDQLQKLKADNFVEKEFITIPNAAGDQMNAWVMKPKNFDPKKKYPLFMFQYSGPGSQQVANSWDNGNAMWFNHLVQKGYIVACVDGRGTGYKGAKYKKVTYMNLGKYEIEDQITAAKWFGTQSYIDKSRIGMFGWSFGGYMTSLAMTKGADVFKMGIAVAPVTNWRYYDSVYTERFMRTPQENPDGYDKNSPTEYSNLLKGKFLLIHGTADDNVHFQNSMEFSEALIQNKKQFDFMAYPDKNHGIYGGQTRPQLYQKMTDFILNNL